In uncultured Bacteroides sp., one genomic interval encodes:
- a CDS encoding prephenate dehydrogenase/arogenate dehydrogenase family protein, translating to MRILILGAGKMGSFFTDVLSFQHETAVYDVNPQQLRFVYNTYRFTTLEEIKEFEPELVINAVTVKYTLEAFKQILPVLTKDCILSDIASVKTGLKKFYQESGFRYVSSHPMFGPTFASLSNLSSESAIIISESDHLGKVFFKDLYNSLSLNIFEYTFDEHDETVAYSLSIPFVSTFVFAAVMKHQEAPGTTFKKHMAIAKGLMSEDDYLLQEILFNPRTPAQVENIRRELKEVLEIITNKDADRLKKYLTKIRKNIQ from the coding sequence ATGAGAATATTAATTCTTGGAGCCGGAAAAATGGGCTCCTTCTTTACAGATGTATTAAGTTTCCAGCACGAAACAGCCGTATACGACGTTAATCCACAACAACTTCGCTTTGTATACAACACGTATCGTTTCACCACGCTGGAAGAGATAAAGGAGTTTGAGCCAGAACTTGTAATCAATGCAGTAACCGTAAAATATACACTGGAAGCTTTCAAACAGATCCTCCCTGTTTTGACAAAAGATTGTATTCTAAGTGATATTGCAAGTGTAAAGACAGGATTAAAGAAATTCTATCAGGAAAGCGGATTCCGTTACGTATCCTCTCATCCTATGTTTGGTCCTACATTTGCCAGTCTCAGCAATTTGTCAAGTGAAAGTGCCATCATCATTTCAGAAAGTGATCATCTGGGAAAAGTATTCTTTAAAGACCTATACAACTCACTTAGTCTGAATATCTTTGAATATACATTCGATGAGCATGATGAGACTGTAGCTTATTCACTCTCCATTCCTTTTGTTTCTACCTTTGTCTTTGCAGCGGTAATGAAACATCAGGAAGCACCGGGCACTACATTCAAAAAGCACATGGCTATAGCCAAAGGTTTGATGAGTGAGGATGATTATTTACTTCAGGAGATCCTTTTCAACCCACGTACTCCTGCGCAAGTAGAGAATATACGTCGTGAGCTGAAAGAAGTTTTGGAAATTATCACCAATAAGGATGCCGACAGATTGAAAAAGTATCTTACTAAAATTCGTAAGAACATTCAATAA
- a CDS encoding helix-turn-helix transcriptional regulator produces the protein MDVIHKLNDELLKQKFIKEQELSARLDECKQIALSYARVENSIAVLSDMKTNTSYIYYGGVAEIFGLAKRSTTKIIHSIWEEDIFSRIHPDDLLEKHLQELRFFNFLKTIPKKERTDYHIANNIRMCDSSGKYVQVLHRMFYIASLSNDSIWLALCLYNLSTNTSSGNIIINSANGRILESGNQTTNNILSDREKEILQLIDKGKMSKEIASDLSISINTVNRHRQNILEKLHVDNSIEACRIAKGLKLF, from the coding sequence ATGGACGTTATACACAAGTTGAATGATGAATTGCTAAAACAAAAATTCATAAAAGAACAAGAGTTGTCTGCCCGATTAGATGAATGTAAACAAATAGCTTTAAGTTATGCACGTGTAGAAAATTCGATAGCTGTATTGAGTGATATGAAAACAAATACAAGCTATATTTATTATGGAGGAGTGGCAGAAATATTTGGTTTGGCTAAACGAAGTACTACGAAAATTATTCATTCTATATGGGAAGAAGATATTTTTAGCCGCATTCATCCGGATGATTTATTGGAAAAACATCTGCAAGAACTTCGCTTTTTTAATTTTTTAAAGACTATACCAAAAAAAGAACGTACGGATTACCACATTGCCAACAATATACGTATGTGTGATAGCTCAGGCAAGTATGTACAGGTTTTGCATAGAATGTTCTATATAGCAAGTCTGTCAAACGATAGCATCTGGCTGGCATTATGTCTTTACAATTTATCGACAAATACATCTTCGGGAAATATAATAATCAACTCAGCCAATGGGCGTATTCTTGAATCTGGTAATCAAACTACAAATAATATATTGTCTGACAGAGAAAAAGAAATTTTGCAATTAATTGATAAAGGCAAAATGAGCAAAGAAATAGCTTCTGATTTATCCATAAGTATAAATACTGTAAACAGGCATAGGCAAAATATATTAGAGAAACTCCATGTGGATAATTCTATTGAAGCATGCCGGATTGCAAAAGGACTGAAATTATTTTAG
- a CDS encoding DUF1349 domain-containing protein — MKTNKKTISILFALLITQIISAQTLEKMQWYNEPEQWEIKDKTVSMYVTPQSDYWRISHYGFTVDDAPFYYSTYGGEFEAKVKITGEYKARFDQAGLMLRIDPENYIKAGIEFVDGKFNLSTVVTHKTSDWSVITIDKPVPYIWIKAIRRLDAVEIFYSFDDKSYIMMRNAWLKDNTPLMVGIMAACPDGKGFNVTFEHFKVKHLPDMRRLEWLKRNAE; from the coding sequence ATGAAAACAAATAAAAAAACTATTTCAATATTATTTGCGCTGCTTATTACACAAATAATATCTGCTCAAACATTAGAAAAGATGCAATGGTATAATGAACCCGAACAATGGGAAATTAAGGATAAGACAGTTTCAATGTATGTTACTCCGCAAAGCGATTATTGGCGTATCTCGCATTATGGATTTACAGTTGATGACGCCCCTTTCTATTACTCAACATACGGTGGCGAATTCGAAGCAAAAGTAAAGATTACAGGTGAGTATAAGGCACGATTCGACCAGGCCGGACTAATGCTCCGCATTGATCCTGAGAATTACATTAAAGCTGGTATTGAGTTTGTAGACGGAAAATTTAATCTGAGCACAGTCGTTACTCATAAAACAAGCGACTGGAGTGTTATTACCATAGATAAGCCCGTTCCTTATATCTGGATTAAAGCCATCAGACGGTTGGATGCTGTTGAAATATTCTATTCGTTTGATGACAAAAGTTACATTATGATGCGGAATGCTTGGTTAAAAGATAACACTCCTTTAATGGTTGGAATCATGGCTGCCTGTCCTGATGGAAAAGGATTTAATGTAACATTCGAGCATTTCAAAGTGAAACATTTACCTGATATGCGGAGATTGGAATGGTTGAAAAGGAATGCAGAATAA
- a CDS encoding SusC/RagA family TonB-linked outer membrane protein, protein MKKTLMLLLTYFFVGINLVTAQNQKVTGVVIWEDDGQPVIGASILVKGTTVGTISDIDGNFTLFNVPGSAKSLVVSFIGMKSVEVAVKPTVKVILASDAQVVDKVVVTALGISRKKRTLGYSVSEISGDEMLKARGGVSNPVNSLQGKIAGLQIQSGSGTMGGSSKILIRGVQSISGNNQPLFIIDGVPIEGTDYNSTDTQIGDGGYDYGNLVQDINPDDIENISVLKGPNASALYGSRATNGVVMITTKKAKKEDGYGVTFNSSVGLEIVNKLPKMQKLYGGGYYGFKYIDINGKSYLYPDMATDASWGDKYEGQEFVSWLDLAKWEDGGKVGNPTTSKWNAPKHDIDDFFETGVSFTNNIAVSQATDRANVRISYTNSDLTGYMPNSSLTKNIFNASASTVSADKRLEVFTNVTYFNSRAKGRPETGNGDNNVMKQFIQWGHRELDMKELKSMYINSIGHQVNWNRAGWDDPTPAYCNNPYWSRYMNYENDSRNRIYGNVGLSYKILDNLKFQYKANVDFFVDKQYERNAVYSHELSRYSEMSRQQIETNHEFMLSYNSRFKSDFSFDANVGSNFMNCRYEYIFGETDGGLAIPLLYNLKNTVKPARSENYLGKKSISSVFANATLGYKNTYYLDMTLRNDWSSILPSGNNSYMHPSVTGSFVFSELLKDKTPWLSFGKLGLSYAHTANSETTSINSDLKPESTISYEAGLEMSFLNNRFGFEATIYSSETKNLTFPIKGTYIQYIANSGVMSNKGVELSLHGTPVKTANFSWVSSLVLASNKNKVKKLADGLISYYIARTPHNILIGASVGKEYGTIEGTNFVYDDKGNKVIGEDGTYASTYDIQNLGKVYPDFTGGWSNTFHYKNFDLSVLLDFSKGGHYFSTSYMWGMYSGMLEETAAINENGMNIRESIANGGGVLLKGVLADGTVNTKRIDARTYGNQYSTGPAAQNVFKSDYLKLREINIGYTIPLSNSYFIKSFRIAAYGRNLAIWGPDVKHFDPEATNTSSGNIQGIEGGTLPSVANYGLNFSLKF, encoded by the coding sequence ATGAAAAAAACATTGATGTTGTTATTGACATACTTTTTTGTAGGTATTAATCTGGTAACCGCCCAAAATCAAAAAGTAACAGGAGTTGTTATTTGGGAAGATGATGGGCAACCTGTTATTGGAGCGTCCATATTAGTGAAGGGTACAACTGTTGGAACTATCAGTGATATTGATGGTAATTTTACGCTGTTTAATGTTCCAGGTTCGGCAAAATCTTTAGTTGTTTCATTTATTGGAATGAAATCAGTAGAAGTTGCAGTTAAACCAACAGTAAAAGTTATTCTTGCATCTGATGCACAAGTTGTTGATAAAGTCGTTGTAACGGCTTTAGGTATTTCTCGTAAGAAGAGAACTTTGGGATATTCTGTTTCTGAGATCTCTGGAGATGAAATGTTGAAGGCTCGTGGTGGTGTAAGCAACCCGGTTAACTCATTGCAAGGTAAAATTGCCGGATTACAGATTCAAAGTGGATCGGGTACTATGGGTGGTTCTTCTAAAATACTCATTCGTGGTGTACAATCAATTTCTGGAAATAACCAGCCATTATTCATTATTGATGGTGTGCCTATTGAAGGTACGGACTATAATAGTACAGACACTCAAATAGGTGATGGTGGTTATGATTATGGTAACCTGGTTCAGGATATTAACCCAGATGATATTGAGAATATATCTGTTTTGAAAGGTCCTAATGCTTCTGCTCTTTATGGTTCTCGTGCAACAAATGGTGTTGTTATGATTACCACGAAGAAAGCTAAAAAAGAAGATGGATATGGCGTTACATTCAACTCTTCTGTTGGTTTAGAAATTGTGAATAAATTACCGAAGATGCAAAAGCTATATGGTGGTGGTTATTATGGATTCAAATACATAGATATCAACGGGAAGAGTTATTTGTATCCGGATATGGCTACTGATGCAAGTTGGGGTGATAAATACGAAGGTCAGGAATTCGTTTCATGGCTTGATTTAGCAAAATGGGAAGATGGTGGAAAAGTAGGAAATCCAACAACTTCCAAATGGAATGCTCCTAAACATGATATCGATGATTTCTTCGAAACAGGGGTTTCATTTACTAATAACATTGCTGTAAGTCAGGCAACAGATAGAGCAAATGTACGTATATCATATACTAATTCAGATCTTACTGGTTATATGCCTAACAGTTCTTTAACAAAGAATATTTTTAATGCTTCTGCTTCTACTGTAAGTGCAGATAAACGTTTGGAAGTATTCACTAACGTAACTTACTTTAATTCAAGAGCAAAAGGACGTCCAGAAACTGGAAACGGTGATAACAATGTTATGAAGCAATTCATTCAATGGGGACACCGTGAACTTGATATGAAAGAATTGAAGAGTATGTATATAAACTCAATCGGACATCAGGTAAACTGGAACCGTGCAGGATGGGATGACCCAACTCCTGCGTATTGCAATAACCCATATTGGTCACGTTATATGAATTATGAAAATGATTCACGTAACCGTATTTATGGCAATGTTGGATTGAGCTACAAAATTCTGGATAACTTAAAGTTCCAGTATAAAGCAAATGTTGATTTCTTTGTTGACAAACAATACGAACGTAATGCTGTTTATTCTCACGAGCTATCTCGTTACTCTGAAATGTCTCGTCAACAGATTGAAACCAACCATGAATTTATGTTGTCATACAATTCTCGTTTTAAGAGCGATTTCTCATTTGATGCCAACGTTGGTTCAAACTTTATGAACTGCAGATATGAGTATATATTCGGTGAAACAGATGGTGGATTAGCAATTCCTTTGCTCTATAACTTAAAGAACACTGTTAAACCTGCAAGATCTGAGAACTATTTAGGTAAGAAATCTATAAGTTCTGTTTTTGCAAATGCTACGCTAGGGTATAAAAATACCTATTATTTAGATATGACTTTACGTAATGACTGGTCATCAATATTACCAAGCGGTAACAACTCTTACATGCATCCATCAGTTACTGGTAGTTTTGTGTTCTCTGAATTATTGAAGGATAAAACTCCATGGCTTAGTTTTGGTAAATTGGGGTTGAGCTATGCTCATACAGCTAATTCAGAAACTACCTCAATAAATAGTGATCTAAAACCAGAGTCTACAATTTCTTATGAAGCAGGTCTTGAAATGTCTTTTTTGAATAACCGTTTTGGCTTTGAAGCAACAATCTATTCAAGTGAAACAAAAAATCTGACTTTTCCTATAAAAGGTACATATATACAATATATTGCAAACTCTGGGGTAATGAGTAATAAAGGTGTAGAATTATCACTTCATGGAACTCCGGTGAAGACTGCAAATTTTTCTTGGGTATCATCACTGGTTTTGGCATCTAATAAAAACAAAGTTAAGAAACTAGCTGATGGATTAATAAGTTATTACATAGCTAGAACTCCTCATAATATTTTAATTGGTGCTTCCGTAGGAAAAGAATACGGAACTATTGAGGGTACCAATTTTGTATATGATGATAAAGGTAATAAAGTAATCGGTGAAGATGGAACTTATGCTTCTACTTATGATATCCAAAATCTTGGAAAAGTCTATCCAGACTTTACAGGTGGGTGGAGTAATACATTCCACTACAAGAATTTTGATTTAAGTGTATTACTTGACTTCTCAAAAGGTGGACATTATTTCTCTACTTCTTATATGTGGGGTATGTATTCTGGTATGCTTGAGGAAACAGCTGCTATAAATGAAAACGGAATGAATATCCGTGAATCAATCGCTAATGGCGGTGGTGTATTGTTGAAAGGAGTATTGGCTGACGGAACTGTAAATACTAAACGTATTGATGCAAGAACCTATGGTAATCAATATTCTACAGGACCTGCTGCACAAAATGTATTTAAATCTGATTATTTGAAATTGCGTGAAATAAACATTGGTTATACTATACCTTTAAGTAATTCTTATTTTATCAAATCGTTCCGCATAGCAGCTTACGGACGTAACTTAGCTATTTGGGGACCAGATGTTAAACACTTTGACCCCGAAGCAACAAATACAAGCTCTGGCAATATTCAGGGGATAGAAGGTGGTACTTTACCTTCAGTTGCTAACTACGGTCTAAACTTTAGCTTGAAATTCTAA
- a CDS encoding DUF1653 domain-containing protein — translation MNKERYFRHFKGGLYKMITVAKDSETLERMVVYQALYGEKGFWVRPEKMFFETIIRDGVEIPRFKEITEEEISIL, via the coding sequence ATGAATAAAGAAAGATATTTCCGCCATTTTAAAGGAGGCTTGTATAAGATGATAACAGTTGCCAAGGATAGTGAGACATTAGAACGGATGGTTGTTTATCAGGCATTATATGGTGAAAAAGGATTCTGGGTTCGTCCAGAGAAAATGTTTTTTGAGACTATAATCAGAGATGGAGTTGAGATTCCTCGTTTTAAAGAAATAACGGAGGAAGAAATCAGCATACTATAA
- the thrC gene encoding threonine synthase yields MKYYSTNKQAPVADLQEAVVKGLASDKGLFMPESIKPLPKEFFDQIETMSFQEISYRVADAFFGEDIPAETLKKIVYDTLSFDVPLVKVTEDIYSLELFHGPTLAFKDVGGRFMARLLGYFIKKQGQKNVNVLVATSGDTGSAVANGFLGVEGIHVYVLYPKGKVSEIQEKQFTTLGQNITALEVDGTFDDCQALVKSAFMDKELNAHLSLTSANSINVARFLPQSFYYFYAYAQLKKLGKADNAVFCVPSGNFGNITAGLFGKRMGLPISRFIASNNKNDIFYQYLKTGKYTPQPSVATIANAMDVGDPSNFARVLDLYGGSHEEIVKEISGATYSDEQISETVQWVYNKTHYLLDPHGACGYRALSENLKPGETGVFLETAHPAKFLETVEKIIGEKVDIPAKLQAFMHGEKKTILMAKDFASFKQYLMNV; encoded by the coding sequence ATGAAATATTACAGTACCAATAAGCAGGCTCCGGTAGCGGACTTGCAGGAAGCGGTTGTGAAAGGACTTGCATCCGATAAAGGACTCTTTATGCCCGAATCAATCAAGCCATTGCCAAAGGAATTCTTTGACCAGATTGAGACAATGAGTTTTCAGGAAATCTCTTACCGTGTAGCAGATGCCTTCTTTGGAGAAGATATCCCTGCCGAGACATTGAAAAAGATAGTATATGATACACTTAGCTTCGATGTACCATTGGTAAAGGTTACAGAAGACATCTACTCTTTAGAGCTGTTTCATGGCCCAACTTTGGCATTTAAAGATGTAGGCGGCCGTTTTATGGCTCGTCTGCTGGGTTATTTCATCAAAAAACAAGGCCAGAAGAATGTAAACGTATTGGTTGCCACTTCCGGTGATACAGGAAGTGCTGTAGCTAATGGCTTCCTGGGCGTGGAAGGAATTCATGTGTATGTGCTTTATCCAAAGGGAAAAGTAAGCGAGATACAGGAAAAACAGTTCACCACACTGGGACAAAACATCACAGCTCTCGAAGTTGATGGCACGTTCGATGATTGTCAGGCATTGGTAAAATCAGCCTTTATGGATAAGGAGTTGAATGCACATCTCTCTTTAACCTCAGCCAATTCAATCAACGTAGCACGTTTCCTACCTCAGTCGTTCTATTACTTCTATGCTTATGCACAGTTAAAGAAACTAGGCAAGGCAGACAATGCAGTGTTCTGTGTACCAAGCGGAAACTTTGGTAACATCACAGCCGGATTGTTTGGAAAGCGCATGGGATTACCAATTTCTCGTTTCATAGCTTCAAACAATAAAAACGATATCTTCTATCAATACCTGAAAACAGGCAAATATACACCACAACCTTCAGTAGCAACCATTGCTAATGCTATGGACGTAGGCGATCCAAGTAACTTTGCCCGTGTACTCGATCTTTATGGCGGCAGTCATGAAGAGATCGTAAAAGAGATAAGCGGAGCAACATATAGCGATGAACAGATTAGTGAAACCGTACAGTGGGTTTATAACAAAACTCATTACCTGCTAGATCCTCACGGAGCATGCGGATACCGTGCCCTGTCTGAAAACCTGAAACCGGGAGAAACCGGAGTATTCCTTGAAACAGCTCATCCTGCTAAGTTCCTTGAAACAGTTGAAAAGATAATAGGAGAGAAGGTAGATATTCCAGCTAAGCTGCAAGCCTTTATGCATGGTGAGAAGAAAACCATATTGATGGCGAAAGACTTTGCATCCTTCAAGCAATACTTAATGAATGTATAA
- a CDS encoding cofactor-independent phosphoglycerate mutase: MKHIIILGDGMADWPVKSLQNKTLLQYAKTPYMDLLAKMGKTGQLVTVAPGFHPGSEVANMSVLGYNLPQVYEGRGPLEAASIGVELKPGEMAMRCNLICVEGEILKNHSSGHITTEDADVLIKFLQEKLGNDRISFHTGVAYRHLLVIKGGNKNIDCTPPHDVPLKPFRPLMVKATAPEAQETADLINDLILKSQELLKDHPLNLKRVAEGKDPANSIWPWSPGYRPQMEPMSQTFPFIKKGAVISAVDLIKGIGYYAGLRRIEVEGATGLFDTNYENKVAAALEALRTEDFVYLHIEASDEAGHEGDVDLKLKTIEYLDSRAVGPIYEAVKNWDEPVAIAVLPDHPTPCELRTHTSDPVPFLIYYPGIEADAVQTFDEFSVKEGAYGLLKENEFINAFLNNE, translated from the coding sequence ATGAAACACATTATAATTTTAGGTGATGGTATGGCCGACTGGCCAGTTAAATCATTACAAAACAAAACACTGTTGCAATATGCAAAGACACCATACATGGATTTGCTTGCAAAAATGGGAAAAACCGGTCAGCTGGTAACAGTTGCACCAGGCTTTCACCCGGGAAGTGAAGTGGCAAATATGTCGGTTCTCGGCTATAACCTGCCACAAGTGTACGAAGGTCGCGGTCCGCTCGAAGCTGCCAGCATCGGAGTGGAACTAAAACCCGGAGAAATGGCTATGAGATGCAATCTTATTTGCGTAGAAGGAGAGATCTTAAAGAATCACTCTTCCGGCCATATAACTACTGAAGACGCGGATGTACTGATAAAATTTCTGCAAGAGAAATTAGGTAATGATCGCATAAGCTTTCACACCGGAGTAGCTTACCGTCACTTACTGGTTATTAAAGGAGGAAATAAGAATATTGATTGTACTCCTCCGCATGATGTACCTCTCAAGCCGTTCCGTCCGCTAATGGTTAAAGCTACAGCGCCCGAAGCTCAGGAAACTGCTGATCTTATTAATGACTTAATCCTCAAATCTCAGGAGCTGCTCAAGGATCATCCGCTTAACCTGAAACGAGTGGCTGAGGGAAAAGATCCGGCAAACAGTATCTGGCCATGGTCGCCGGGATATCGTCCGCAGATGGAACCTATGTCGCAGACTTTTCCGTTCATTAAGAAAGGGGCTGTAATTTCGGCTGTCGACTTAATAAAGGGAATTGGTTACTATGCCGGACTTCGCCGTATTGAGGTGGAAGGTGCTACCGGACTTTTTGATACCAATTATGAGAATAAAGTAGCTGCAGCACTCGAAGCGCTCCGAACAGAAGACTTTGTTTACCTTCATATTGAGGCAAGTGATGAGGCCGGACACGAAGGAGATGTGGATTTAAAGCTGAAAACAATAGAATATCTGGATTCTCGTGCGGTAGGTCCTATTTATGAAGCGGTGAAGAACTGGGACGAACCGGTTGCCATTGCCGTGCTTCCCGATCATCCTACACCATGTGAACTACGTACACATACTTCAGACCCTGTGCCATTCCTGATCTACTATCCGGGTATAGAAGCAGATGCAGTACAAACTTTCGATGAATTCTCAGTAAAAGAGGGTGCATACGGTTTATTAAAGGAAAATGAGTTTATTAACGCGTTTCTGAACAATGAATAA
- the thrA gene encoding bifunctional aspartate kinase/homoserine dehydrogenase I, producing the protein MKVMKFGGTSVGSVNSILNVKKIVESSAEPVIVVVSALGGVTDQLINTSKIAAAGDASYEKDFREIVMRHINMVKDVIPAGEKQVTLTKQVRALLDELKDIYQGICLIKDLSAKTADTIVSYGERISSLIVAALIDGAQWFDSRKFIKTEFKHNKHTLDKELTNELIKEAFKEIPRVSLMGGFISSDKVSGDVTNLGRGGSDYTAAILAAALDASVLEIWTDVDGFMTADPRVISAAYPISELSYVEAMELCNFGAKVVYPPTIYPVCHKNIPIVIKNTFNPSAPGTFIVQEKSVSGGKAIKGISSINDTSLITVTGLGMVGVIGVNYRIFKALAKGGISVFMVSQASSENNTSIGVRSADSELACELLNEEFAKEIEMGEISCVTAEDGLATVAIVGENMKHTPGIAGKLFGTLGRNGINVIACAQGASETNISFVIDAKYLRKTLNVIHDSFFLSEYQVLNLFISGIGTVGGSLIEQIRCQQKNLVQQNGLKLNVVGVANSRRALFCREGIDLGNYKEELKNKGIANSPEVFRDEVIGMNIFNSVFVDCTASADVASIYKELLSHNISVVAANKIAASSKYEDYCELKQIARHRGVKFLFETNVGAGLPIINTINDLINSGDKILKIEAVLSGTLNYIFNKIGADIPFSQTIKMAQEEGYSEPDPRIDLSGKDVIRKLVILAREAGYKIEQADVEKNLFIPDEFFKGSLEDFWQKIPSLDADFEARRRVLESEKKRWRFVARFEEGKASVGLQEVDSRHPFYGLEGSNNIILLTTERYREYPMMIQGYGAGAGVTAAGVFADIMSIANIR; encoded by the coding sequence ATGAAAGTAATGAAATTCGGCGGAACATCCGTAGGTTCCGTGAACAGCATTTTAAATGTTAAAAAAATAGTCGAGTCATCAGCAGAGCCTGTTATTGTTGTAGTTTCCGCATTGGGAGGCGTAACAGACCAACTGATAAATACCTCTAAGATTGCCGCAGCCGGTGATGCATCTTACGAAAAAGATTTTCGTGAAATAGTGATGCGCCACATAAATATGGTTAAGGATGTAATTCCTGCAGGCGAGAAACAAGTTACTCTAACAAAGCAAGTACGTGCACTTCTTGATGAATTGAAAGATATCTATCAGGGAATTTGTCTGATAAAAGATCTCTCTGCAAAAACAGCCGATACAATTGTAAGTTATGGTGAAAGAATTTCATCTCTTATCGTTGCTGCACTGATTGATGGTGCACAATGGTTCGACTCCCGCAAATTTATCAAGACCGAATTTAAGCACAATAAACATACTCTGGACAAGGAGCTGACTAATGAACTGATCAAGGAAGCATTCAAGGAGATTCCACGTGTATCTTTGATGGGAGGATTTATCTCTTCCGATAAAGTTAGCGGTGATGTTACTAATCTTGGCAGAGGAGGTTCGGATTATACCGCTGCTATCCTTGCTGCTGCTCTTGACGCTTCGGTTCTTGAAATCTGGACTGACGTAGACGGATTCATGACAGCCGATCCGAGAGTGATTAGCGCTGCTTATCCTATTAGTGAACTAAGTTATGTGGAGGCTATGGAGTTGTGCAACTTTGGCGCAAAAGTGGTTTATCCTCCAACTATCTATCCTGTATGCCATAAGAATATTCCGATAGTTATAAAGAATACATTCAACCCATCTGCACCGGGCACATTTATTGTTCAGGAGAAATCGGTTTCCGGAGGTAAGGCCATTAAAGGCATCTCTTCCATTAACGATACCAGTCTGATTACTGTAACAGGTTTGGGTATGGTAGGAGTTATCGGCGTTAATTACCGTATCTTTAAAGCTTTGGCAAAAGGTGGTATCAGCGTGTTTATGGTTTCTCAGGCATCTTCAGAGAACAATACATCTATCGGTGTAAGAAGTGCAGACTCAGAATTGGCATGCGAATTGCTGAATGAAGAGTTCGCCAAAGAGATAGAGATGGGTGAAATCAGCTGTGTAACGGCTGAAGATGGTTTGGCAACTGTGGCTATTGTAGGCGAAAACATGAAGCATACACCGGGTATTGCAGGAAAGCTTTTCGGTACCTTGGGACGAAACGGTATTAATGTAATTGCTTGTGCACAGGGAGCTTCGGAAACTAATATCTCATTTGTGATTGATGCAAAGTACCTTCGTAAGACTCTGAACGTAATTCACGACTCTTTTTTCCTGTCTGAATATCAGGTACTGAACCTTTTTATTAGCGGTATCGGTACTGTAGGAGGAAGCCTTATAGAGCAGATTCGTTGTCAGCAGAAAAACCTGGTGCAGCAGAATGGCTTAAAACTAAATGTGGTAGGAGTTGCCAACAGCAGACGAGCACTTTTCTGTCGTGAAGGAATTGATCTGGGTAACTACAAAGAAGAACTAAAAAATAAAGGAATTGCAAATTCACCCGAAGTATTCAGAGATGAAGTCATTGGTATGAATATCTTCAATTCTGTATTTGTTGATTGTACAGCTAGTGCAGATGTAGCTTCAATATACAAAGAACTGCTTTCGCATAATATTTCGGTGGTAGCAGCCAATAAGATTGCTGCATCGTCAAAATACGAAGATTATTGCGAATTGAAGCAGATAGCCCGTCACCGTGGAGTAAAATTCCTTTTCGAAACAAACGTAGGTGCCGGTCTGCCAATTATAAATACGATTAACGACCTTATAAATAGTGGTGATAAGATTCTGAAAATAGAAGCTGTTCTTTCGGGAACGTTGAACTATATTTTCAATAAGATTGGTGCCGATATACCTTTTAGCCAAACTATTAAAATGGCTCAGGAAGAAGGCTATTCAGAGCCCGATCCTCGTATCGACCTAAGTGGTAAGGATGTAATCCGTAAACTGGTGATTCTGGCACGTGAAGCCGGGTATAAGATTGAACAGGCAGATGTAGAAAAGAACCTGTTTATACCTGACGAATTTTTCAAAGGTAGCCTGGAAGATTTCTGGCAAAAGATTCCTTCATTAGATGCTGACTTCGAAGCCAGAAGAAGAGTTCTGGAAAGTGAAAAGAAGCGCTGGCGTTTTGTTGCCCGATTCGAGGAAGGAAAAGCTTCTGTAGGACTGCAGGAAGTGGATTCAAGACATCCGTTCTACGGTCTTGAAGGAAGCAATAATATTATTCTGTTAACAACAGAACGCTACCGTGAATATCCTATGATGATTCAGGGATACGGTGCAGGTGCCGGAGTTACTGCTGCCGGAGTTTTTGCAGATATAATGAGCATTGCTAATATTCGATAG